Proteins co-encoded in one Papaver somniferum cultivar HN1 chromosome 5, ASM357369v1, whole genome shotgun sequence genomic window:
- the LOC113281494 gene encoding pre-mRNA-splicing factor ATP-dependent RNA helicase DEAH7 yields MEGSNDGSIDLDTMTTTLEPDKVSRGGLSVPGKDRVVFRPPERKSLLGLDVLANAKRESKGVFRVPKDKAISVVSSVDEDEKSMLSEVGDELETSVPHVGPSKRRYRGSTAEDTPRSESGVTSERQFKDASGGRVSNESRHSEVRSPSVGSSRTVRSHSHSKYDRDGHRSERRDYRDDTRPDSRSVRQRYDGRETPSRYSDRRYSEDSRRDRNKYEYSSRRTPGRSDWDDGRWEWEDTPRRDGHSTPSRSHRPSPAPMLVGSSPDARLVSPWLGDTPYSAGSAASPWDYVSPSPVPIRASGTSSMRYSNSRAGGRSHQFNSSAENSNPDLEGNDEDESSSSMNQSHEITEKLRLQMEYDADRAWYDRDEGNTSFDGDSSSAFLGDEASFQKKKAEVAKKLVRKDGTLMTLAQSKKLSQMTADNAQWEDRQLLRSGAVRGTEVQTEFEDEDERRVILLVHDTKPPFLDGRVVFTKQAEPIMPLKDPTSDMAIISRKGSALVREIHEKQSQNKSRQRFWELAGSKLGDILGVEKTAEQIDADTAVVGDEGEIDFKEDVKFAQHMKVKGEAVSDFAKSKTLSQQRQYLPIYSVREELLQVIRENQVIVIVGETGSGKTTQLTQYLYEDGYTASGIIGCTQPRRVAAMSVAKRVSEEMETELGDKVGYAIRFEDVTGPNTKIKYMTDGVLLRETLKDSDLDKYRVIVMDEAHERSLNTDVLFGIMKKVVAQRRDFKLIVTSATLNAQKFSDFFGSVPVFHIPGRTFPVKTFYSKSPCEDYVEGAVKQAMSIHITSPPGDILVFMTGQEEIEATCFALQERMDQLVSTTKKGVPKLSILPIYSQLPADLQAKIFQKAEDGARKCIVATNIAETSLTVDGILYVIDSGYSKMKVYNPRMGMDALQVFPVSQAAAQQRAGRAGRTGPGTCYRLYTESAYDNEMLPSPVPEIQRTNLGNVVLLLKSLKIENLLDFDFMDPPPQDNILNSMYQLWVLGALNNVGGLTELGWKMVEFPLDPPLAKMLLIGYQLGCLNEVLTIVSMLSVTNVFFRPKDRAEESDAAREKFFVPESDHLTLLNVYQQWKANQYRGDWCNDHYLHVKILRKAREVRSQLLDILKTLKIPLTTCDLDWDVVRKAICSAYFHNAARLKGIGEYVNCRNGMPCYLPQNSALYGLGYTPDYVVYHELILTTKEYMQCATAVEPQWLAEMGPMFFSVKDSDTSMLEHKRKQKDEKTAMEEEMENLRKEQAEMEKVNKEKEKQKRAKQQQQISMPGFKKGSSTYLRPKKFGL; encoded by the exons ATGGAGGGAAGTAATGATGGGTCAATTGATCTAGATACAATGACAACAACACTGGAACCTGACAAAGTTAGCCGTGGAGGATTATCAGTACCAGGGAAGGATAGAGTGGTGTTTAGACCTCCTGAGAGGAAATCTCTTTTAG GTTTGGACGTGCTAGCAAATGCAAAGAGAGAATCTAAAGGTGTTTTTAGGGTTCCTAAAGATAAGGCTATTTCAGTTGTGTCTTCGGTCGATGAAGATGAGAAGTCTATGTTGTCAGAAGTGGGGGATGAGCTTGAAACTAGTGTACCTCATGTTGGGCCTTCTAAACGTCGTTATCGGGGAAGTACAGCAGAAGATACTCCCCGTTCAG AAAGTGGTGTGACAAGCGAACGACAATTTAAAGATGCATCTGGGGGCCGTGTATCAAATGAAAGCCGACATTCCGAA GTGCGTAGTCCATCTGTTGGAAGCTCTCGAACTGTCCGATCTCATAGTCATTCTAAGTACGACAGAGATGGTCACCGCAGTGAAAGAAGAGATTACAGGGATGATACTAGGCCAGACAGTAGAAGCGTTAGGCAAAGATATGATGGTAGAGAGACGCCTAGTCGGTACTCTGATCGTAGGTACAGTGAAGACTCACGGAGAGATcgaaataaatatgaatattctTCTAGAAGGACACCTG GACGATCAGATTGGGATGATGGAAGATGGGAATGGGAAGACACTCCACGTCGGGATGGTCATTCTACACCTAGTAGGAGCCATCGGCCTTCACCAGCCCCGATGCTAGTTGGTTCATCACCTGATGCTCGTCTGGTGTCTCCATGGTTGGGTGATACACCTTATTCtgcag GGTCTGCCGCTTCTCCATGGGACTATGTATCCCCATCTCCAGTCCCGATACGTGCTTCAGGGACATCCTCAATGAGATATTCAAATTCTCGTGCTGGTGGGAGGTCACATCAGTTTAACTCTTCTGCGGAAAATTCTAATCCAGACTTAGAG GGGAATGATGAAGACGAGAGTTCTTCCAGTATGAATCAAAGTCATGAGATCACAGAAAAGTTGCGTTTACAGATGGAGTATGATGCTGACCGAGCATGGTATGATAGAGACGAGGGTAACACATCGTTCGATGGTGATAGCTCATCAGCTTTCCTTGGGGACGAGGCTTCTTTCCAAAAGAAAAAGGCAGAGGTGGCAAAGAAACTG GTTCGTAAGGATGGAACATTGATGACCCTTGCGCAGAGCAAAAAATTGTCTCAAATGACCGCTGACAATGCCCAATGGGAAGACCGCCAACTACTGAGATCAGGAGCTGTTAGAGGGACAGAGGTGCAAACAGAATTTGAAGATGAGGATGAACGCAGAGTTATTCTCCTTGTTCATG ATACAAAGCCTCCTTTCTTGGATGGGAGGGTTGTCTTCACAAAACAAGCAGAGCCTATAATGCCCTTAAAAGACCCCACTTCAGATATGGCTATAATATCACGCAAAGGATCTGCTCTAGTTAGAGAGATCCATGAGAAACAAAGCCAGAATAAATCTCGTCAAAGATTTTGGGAGCTCGCGGGATCAAAACTTGGTGATATCCTGGGTGTTGAAAAGACGGCAGAGCAG ATCGATGCAGATACCGCTGTTGTTGGGGATGAGGGGGAAATTGATTTTAAAGAGGATGTGAAGTTTGCGCAACACATGAAGGTGAAGGGTGAAGCGGTAAGTGATTTTGCAAAGTCAAAAACCTTATCGCAGCAACGACAGTATCTACCCATATATTCCGTGCGTGAAGAGTTGTTGCAG GTAATTCGTGAAAATCAGGTCATAGTCATAGTTGGGGAAACCGGCTCAGGGAAAACGACTCAACTAACACAG TATCTGTATGAAGACGGATATACGGCAAGTGGAATTATTGGTTGCACACAACCAAGGCGTGTTGCCGCAATGAGTGTTGCAAAGAGAGTTAGTGAAGAGATGGAGACTGAGCTTGGTGATAAAGTTGGTTATGCTATTCGGTTCGAGGACGTGACTGGTCCAAACACCAAGATAAAG TACATGACTGATGGAGTACTTCTACGTGAGACATTAAAAGATTCTGATCTCGATAAATATCG CGTCATCGTCATGGATGAAGCACATGAAAGATCTCTGAATACTGATGTGCTATTTGGAATCATGAAAAAAGTAGTTGCTCAACGCCGTGACTTCAAGCTCATTGTGACATCTGCAACCCTAAACGCACAGAAATTTTCCGACTTTTTTGGAAG TGTTCCAGTCTTTCACATCCCTGGGAGGACGTTCCCTGTGAAAACCTTTTACAGTAAGTCCCCTTGTGAAGACTATGTTGAAGGTGCAGTGAAGCAAGCCATGTCAATACACATCACGAGCCCTCCTGGTGATATTTTAGTCTTTATGACTGGTCAGGAAGAGATTGAAGCAACTTGCTTTGCCTTGCAAGAGCGTATGGACCAGCTTGTTTCCACCACCAAGAAAGGGGTTCCTAAGCTGTCGATACTCCCAATATATTCCCAACTTCCAGCTGATTTGCAGGCCAAAATTTTCCAGAAAGCTGAAGATGGGGCACGGAAATGTATCGTTGCTACTAATATCGCTGAGACGTCACTGACAGTGGATGGTATTCTATATGTCATTGACAGTGGTTACAGTAAGATGAAAGTTTACAACCCCAGGATGGGTATGGATGCTCTCCAAGTGTTTCCAGTCAGTCAAGCTGCTGCTCAACAGCGTGCAGGACGTGCAGGGAGAACAGGCCCAGGTACATGCTACCGGCTTTACACCGAGTCTGCTTATGACAATGAAATGCTCCCCAGTCCTGTACCCGAGATCCAAAGGACCAACCTTGGTAACGTTGTCCTATTGCTTAAATCACTGAAGATTGAGAATTTACTGGATTTTGATTTCATGGACCCACCACCTCAAGATAATATCCTCAACTCAATGTACCAATTGTGGGTGTTGGGTGCCTTGAATAATGTTGGGGGCCTCACAGAGCTTGGTTGGAAGATGGTGGAGTTTCCACTGGACCCACCACTTGCAAAGATGCTTCTTATTGGATATCAACTTGGCTGTTTGAATGAAGTTTTGACAATCGTGTCCATGTTATCAGTGACGAATGTATTTTTTCGGCCAAAAGATCGTGCTGAGGAAAGTGATGCAGCTCGAGAGAAGTTTTTTGTGCCAGAATCTGATCACCTGACGCTGCTCAATGTGTACCAGCAGTGGAAAGCAAATCAATACCGTGGTGACTGGTGTAACGACCATTATTTGCATGTCAAAATATTAAGAAAGGCAAGGGAGGTAAGGTCGCAGCTATTAGACATTCTGAAGACCTTGAAAATCCCACTTACAACCTGTGATCTGGATTGGGATGTTGTACGCAAAGCTATATGCTCTGCCTACTTTCACAATGCTGCAAGGCTGAAGGGAATTGGTGAGTACGTCAACTGCCGCAATGGGATGCCATGTTACCTTCCCCAAAACAGTGCACTCTATGGTTTGGGTTACACCCCAGACTACGTGGTGTATCATGAATTGATTTTAACTACCAAGGAGTACATGCAATGCGCAACGGCGGTGGAGCCACAGTGGCTGGCAGAGATGGGTCCGATGTTTTTTTCAGTCAAGGATTCTGATACATCCATGTTGGAGCATAAAAGAAAGCAGAAGGATGAGAAGACAGCAATGGAAGAGGAGATGGAGAACTTGAGGAAGGAGCAAGCAGAGATGGAGAAGGTAAACAAGGAAAAGGAGAAGCAGAAGAGggcaaaacaacaacaacaaatatcgATGCCTGGTTTCAAGAAAGGTTCTTCGACTTATTTGAGACCTAAGAAATTCGGATTGTAA
- the LOC113281495 gene encoding ribulose-phosphate 3-epimerase, cytoplasmic isoform — MAKIAPSMLSSDFANLASEAEKMIKFGADWLHMDIMDGHFVPNLTIGAPVIEGLRKHTKAYLDCHLMVTNPLDYVEPLGKAGASGFTFHVEASKDNWQEIIEKVKAKGMRAGVALKPGTPIEEVYPLVDAKNPVDMVLVMTVEPGFGGQKFMPEMMDKVRALRKKYPALDIEVDGGLGPSTIDAAATAGANCIVAGSSVFGAPEPDQVISLLRKSVVESQQIC, encoded by the exons ATGGCAAAGATTGCACCATCGATGCTCTCATCTGATTTTGCAAATTTAGCTTCTGAAGCTGAAAAAATGATCAAATTTGGCGCTGATTGGCTTCACATGGACATCATG GATGG CCATTTTGTCCCAAATCTTACCATCGGAGCACCGGTAATTGAGGGTTTAAGGAAGCACACAAA GGCATATCTCGACTGTCATCTTATGGTCACAAATCCTCTTGATTACGTGGAACCTCTAGGAAAAGCTGGTGCTTCAGGTTTTACTTTTCATGTTGAGGCGTCGAAAG ATAATTGGCAAGAAATTATCGAGAAAGTCAAGGCAAAGGGCATGCGTGCTGGGGTTGCACTGAAGCCTGGAACTCCAATCGAAGAAGTTTATCCACTG gttgacGCTAAAAACCCTGTTGACATGGTACTTGTCATGACAGTTGAACCTGGATTTGGAGGTCAAAAGTTCATGCCAGAGATGATGGATAAG GTTCGTGCATTGAGGAAGAAGTACCCGGCACTTGATatagag GTAGATGGTGGCTTGGGGCCATCGACTATTGATGCAGCAGCCACAGCTGGGGCAAACTGCATAGTGGCAGGAAGTTCTGTGTTTGGAGCACCAGAACCAGACCAAGTTATATCCCTTCTAAGAAAGAGTGTTGTGGAGTCCCAGCAAATCTGTTAG